A stretch of Babylonia areolata isolate BAREFJ2019XMU chromosome 23, ASM4173473v1, whole genome shotgun sequence DNA encodes these proteins:
- the LOC143298050 gene encoding uncharacterized protein LOC143298050, giving the protein MTLQRTMLLSPVTLLVVVVVSVMVTSVHADVCDRPGYVNGCSIPLGARLSFQTLFTPSCNRHDVCYGCGALFGKTKDRCDDAFLANMRRACESRRGLSRRLCRRFARSVYYRAVHLFGDSNYHRLGRTQSYCDQSWVRSCLP; this is encoded by the exons ATGACCCTCCAGAGAACGATGCTCCTGTCCCCGGTGACGctccttgtggtggtggtggtgtccgtgaTGGTGACGTCAGTGCACGCAGACGTGTGTGACAGACCAGGCTACGTGAACGGCTGCAGCATTCCCCTTGGGGCCAGGTTGTCGTTCCAAACATTGTTCACGCCTTCCTGCAACCGCCATGATGTTTGCTACGGTTGC GGTGCCCTGTTCGGAAAGACCAAAGACCGTTGTGACGACGCCTTCCTGGCCAACATGAGACGGGCATGTGAAAGTCGTCGCGGCCTTTCCCGAAGGCTCTGCAGACGTTTCGCCAGGAGCGTCTATTACCGCGCGGTGCATCTCTTTGGCGATTCCAACTACCATAGGTTGGGCCGCACGCAGAGCTACTGTGATCAGTCCTGGGTCAGGTCCTGTCTGCCCTGA